The proteins below are encoded in one region of Pseudomonas putida NBRC 14164:
- a CDS encoding FxsA family protein translates to MRAFLLLFLIFPVLELFVFVKVSAAIGFFPALLLIIAGSALGVLVMRVAGLATALRARESLQRGELPAEDMFQGMMLAVGGGLLLLPGFISDVLGLLCLLPFTRRLAARKMRERAEAQALRQRAFQDDPFQAQPREGGHRPNVIEGEYERRDK, encoded by the coding sequence ATGCGTGCTTTTCTACTGCTGTTTCTGATTTTTCCTGTGCTGGAGCTTTTCGTCTTCGTCAAGGTCAGCGCGGCAATCGGTTTCTTCCCGGCACTGCTGCTGATCATCGCTGGCTCCGCCCTGGGTGTGCTGGTGATGCGGGTGGCCGGCCTGGCCACCGCACTGCGCGCCCGTGAAAGCCTGCAGCGCGGCGAGTTGCCCGCCGAGGACATGTTCCAGGGCATGATGCTGGCAGTCGGTGGCGGCCTGCTGCTGCTGCCAGGCTTCATCAGCGACGTGCTGGGCCTGCTGTGCCTGCTGCCGTTCACACGCCGCTTGGCCGCGCGCAAGATGCGCGAGCGTGCCGAGGCGCAGGCCCTGCGCCAACGTGCGTTCCAGGATGACCCGTTCCAGGCGCAGCCGCGTGAGGGGGGCCACCGTCCAAACGTGATCGAAGGCGAGTATGAGCGCCGCGACAAGTAA
- a CDS encoding co-chaperone GroES — protein MKLRPLHDRVVIRRSEEESKTAGGIVLPGSAAEKPNRGEVVAVGTGRILDNGEVRALAVKVGDKVVFGPYSGSNTVKVDGEDLLVMAENEILAVVEG, from the coding sequence ATGAAGCTTCGTCCTCTGCATGACCGCGTAGTCATCCGTCGCAGCGAAGAAGAATCGAAAACCGCTGGCGGTATCGTCCTGCCGGGTTCGGCCGCTGAAAAACCAAACCGCGGCGAAGTTGTTGCCGTCGGCACCGGTCGCATCCTGGACAACGGCGAAGTTCGCGCGCTGGCCGTGAAAGTGGGTGACAAAGTGGTATTCGGCCCTTACTCGGGCAGCAACACCGTGAAAGTCGATGGCGAAGACCTGCTGGTCATGGCCGAGAACGAAATCCTCGCCGTTGTCGAAGGCTGA
- the groL gene encoding chaperonin GroEL (60 kDa chaperone family; promotes refolding of misfolded polypeptides especially under stressful conditions; forms two stacked rings of heptamers to form a barrel-shaped 14mer; ends can be capped by GroES; misfolded proteins enter the barrel where they are refolded when GroES binds): protein MAAKDVKFGDSARKKMLVGVNVLADAVKATLGPKGRNVVLAKSFGAPTITKDGVSVAKEIELKDAFENMGAQLVKEVASKANDAAGDGTTTATVLAQAIVNEGLKAVAAGMNPMDLKRGIDKATAAVVAELKNLSKPCADSKAIAQVGTISANSDDSIGNIIAEAMEKVGKEGVITVEEGSGLDNELSVVEGMQFDRGYLSPYFVNKPDTMVAELEGPLLLLVDKKISNIRELLPVLEAVAKAGRPLLIVAEDVEGEALATLVVNNMRGIVKVAAVKAPGFGDRRKAMLQDIAVLTGGQVISEEIGLSLETATLEHLGNAKRVILSKENTTIIDGAGVEDDIQARVKQIRAQIEETSSDYDREKLQERLAKLAGGVAVIKVGAGTEVEMKEKKARVEDALHATRAAVEEGVVPGGGVALVRALNAIVDLKGDNEDQNVGIALLRRAVEAPLRQITANAGDEPSVVADKVKQGSGNFGYNAATGEYGDMIEMGILDPAKVTRSALQAAASIGGLMITTEAMIADAPSEAPAGGGMPDMGGMGGMGGMM from the coding sequence ATGGCTGCTAAAGACGTAAAGTTTGGCGATTCCGCTCGTAAGAAAATGCTGGTTGGCGTCAACGTTCTGGCTGACGCGGTAAAAGCGACCCTGGGCCCGAAAGGCCGTAACGTGGTACTGGCCAAGAGCTTCGGCGCGCCAACCATCACCAAGGACGGCGTTTCCGTCGCCAAAGAAATCGAGCTGAAAGACGCCTTCGAAAACATGGGCGCCCAGCTGGTCAAGGAAGTTGCTTCCAAGGCCAACGACGCTGCCGGTGACGGCACCACCACCGCTACCGTTCTGGCTCAGGCCATCGTCAACGAAGGCCTGAAAGCCGTCGCTGCCGGCATGAACCCGATGGACCTGAAGCGCGGCATCGACAAGGCTACCGCCGCCGTTGTTGCCGAGCTGAAGAACCTGTCCAAGCCATGCGCCGACTCCAAGGCCATCGCCCAGGTAGGCACCATCTCCGCCAACTCTGACGACTCCATCGGCAACATCATTGCCGAAGCCATGGAAAAAGTCGGTAAAGAAGGCGTGATCACCGTTGAAGAAGGCTCGGGCCTGGATAACGAACTGTCCGTCGTAGAAGGCATGCAGTTCGACCGTGGCTACCTGTCGCCGTACTTCGTCAACAAGCCGGACACCATGGTTGCCGAGCTGGAAGGCCCGCTGCTGCTGCTGGTCGACAAGAAAATCTCCAACATCCGTGAGCTGCTGCCAGTTCTGGAAGCCGTTGCCAAGGCCGGCCGCCCACTGCTGATCGTTGCCGAAGACGTTGAAGGTGAAGCGCTGGCTACCCTGGTAGTCAACAACATGCGCGGCATCGTCAAGGTTGCAGCGGTCAAGGCACCAGGCTTCGGCGACCGCCGCAAGGCCATGCTGCAGGACATCGCTGTCCTGACCGGCGGCCAGGTCATCTCCGAAGAAATCGGCCTGTCCCTGGAAACCGCTACCCTCGAGCACCTGGGTAACGCCAAGCGCGTCATCCTGTCCAAGGAAAACACCACCATCATCGACGGCGCTGGTGTTGAAGATGACATCCAGGCTCGCGTCAAGCAGATCCGTGCCCAGATCGAAGAGACTTCCTCGGACTACGACCGTGAGAAGCTGCAAGAGCGTCTGGCCAAGCTGGCTGGCGGTGTTGCCGTGATCAAGGTCGGTGCCGGCACCGAAGTTGAAATGAAAGAGAAGAAAGCCCGCGTTGAAGACGCCCTGCACGCTACCCGTGCAGCCGTTGAAGAAGGCGTGGTGCCTGGCGGTGGTGTTGCCCTGGTTCGCGCCCTGAACGCGATCGTTGACCTGAAAGGCGACAACGAAGACCAGAACGTCGGTATCGCCCTGCTGCGTCGCGCTGTTGAAGCGCCGCTGCGCCAGATCACTGCCAACGCCGGCGACGAGCCAAGCGTTGTCGCTGACAAGGTCAAGCAAGGTTCGGGTAACTTCGGTTACAACGCTGCTACCGGCGAATACGGCGACATGATCGAGATGGGCATCCTGGACCCAGCCAAGGTCACCCGTTCGGCCCTGCAAGCTGCTGCTTCGATTGGCGGTCTGATGATCACCACCGAAGCCATGATTGCTGACGCTCCGAGCGAAGCCCCAGCTGGCGGCGGCATGCCAGACATGGGCGGCATGGGTGGCATGGGCGGCATGATGTAA
- a CDS encoding phosphatase PAP2 family protein, with protein sequence MQQRTRPRPINYWLYLGIPLATALALILLELTSVDMDVANLFFDPAAGQFIGRHSYLLENILHDRVKQVVILLGVLSLLMFTASFFWKHLFGWRRELGCLVLALGLSTAFVTPLKKVTQVQCPWSLTQFGGTETYSKLLEPRPATDKPGLCWPGGHAATGFCLFGLFFMLRDRKPRLARVAFVVALVAGSVLGVGRMMQGAHFLSHNVWTAVFCWLIGLGSYYLVLYRRGVVEAPAVERSVA encoded by the coding sequence ATGCAGCAACGAACCCGCCCTCGCCCGATCAATTACTGGCTGTACCTGGGCATACCCTTGGCGACCGCGCTGGCCTTGATCCTGCTGGAGCTGACTTCGGTCGACATGGATGTGGCCAACCTGTTCTTCGACCCCGCTGCCGGGCAGTTCATTGGCCGCCACAGCTACCTGCTGGAAAACATCCTGCACGACCGGGTCAAGCAGGTGGTGATCTTGCTGGGGGTGTTGTCGCTGCTGATGTTTACCGCCAGTTTCTTCTGGAAGCACCTGTTCGGCTGGCGCCGCGAGCTGGGCTGCCTGGTGCTGGCACTGGGCCTGTCCACGGCGTTTGTCACGCCGCTGAAAAAGGTGACCCAGGTGCAGTGCCCGTGGAGCCTGACCCAGTTTGGCGGCACCGAAACCTACAGCAAGTTGCTGGAGCCACGGCCGGCCACCGACAAGCCAGGGCTGTGCTGGCCGGGTGGGCACGCAGCGACCGGGTTCTGCTTGTTCGGCCTGTTCTTCATGCTGCGTGATCGCAAGCCACGGTTGGCGCGGGTGGCGTTCGTAGTGGCATTGGTAGCCGGATCGGTGCTGGGTGTGGGGCGGATGATGCAGGGCGCCCACTTCTTGTCGCACAACGTGTGGACAGCGGTGTTCTGCTGGTTGATCGGGTTGGGGTCGTATTACCTGGTTCTGTATCGGCGGGGCGTGGTGGAAGCGCCAGCTGTCGAGCGTAGCGTCGCCTGA
- the colR gene encoding two-component system response regulator ColR, with protein sequence MRILLVEDNRDILANLADYLGMKGYTVDCAQDGLSGLHLAATEHYDLIVLDIMLPGIDGYTLCKRLREDARRDTPVIMLTARDQLDDRLQGFRSGADDYLLKPFALSELAARIEAVLRRAQGGGRRTLQVSDLSYDLDTLEVTRQGRLLKLNPVGLKLLAVLMQKSPHVLRREVLEEALWGDDCPDSDSLRSHVHQLRQVIDKPFEKPLLHTVHGVGYRLAEGRDGV encoded by the coding sequence ATGCGCATTCTTTTGGTTGAAGACAACCGCGATATCCTGGCCAACCTGGCCGATTACCTGGGCATGAAGGGCTACACCGTTGACTGCGCCCAAGATGGCTTGTCCGGCCTGCACCTGGCTGCCACCGAACACTACGACCTGATCGTGCTGGACATCATGCTGCCCGGCATCGATGGCTACACCCTGTGCAAGCGCCTGCGTGAAGACGCCCGCCGCGACACCCCGGTGATCATGCTTACCGCCCGCGACCAGTTGGACGACCGACTGCAAGGTTTCCGCTCCGGGGCCGACGACTACCTGCTCAAGCCGTTCGCGCTGTCGGAGCTTGCGGCGCGCATCGAAGCGGTGCTGCGTCGAGCCCAGGGCGGCGGGCGCCGTACGCTGCAGGTGTCCGACCTCAGCTACGACCTCGACACCCTGGAGGTTACCCGCCAGGGGCGCCTGCTCAAGCTCAACCCTGTCGGCCTCAAGCTGCTGGCAGTGTTGATGCAGAAAAGCCCGCACGTGTTGCGCCGCGAAGTGCTGGAAGAAGCCTTGTGGGGCGACGACTGCCCTGACAGCGACAGCCTGCGCAGCCATGTGCACCAGCTGCGCCAGGTGATCGACAAACCGTTTGAAAAACCGTTGCTGCATACCGTGCATGGCGTCGGCTATCGCCTCGCCGAGGGCCGCGATGGAGTTTAA
- a CDS encoding sensor histidine kinase, producing the protein MEFKQSLAQRIIIAFALMSALVAGAFAFGIVATVHLVEERLISSVLGGDLQRLLRMDSVSDWSHRPRPDQLFYFSGGRDDFELPKDLRHLDRGFHEVFRDQLSYHAMVEIVDGRRYVLLQDQSDFEERERVLFAVVVVGFVLSLVLAVILGWLVARRVMAPVIRLARQVRHRDQLLGLAPPLAPDYAADEVGQLAVAFDDTLGRLRDALTRERLFTSDVSHELRTPLMVLATSCELLMENPNLDTRARSQVERVARATEEMRELVKTFLMLARAQRDEGAVASQATLREVADELIGVWRDTIEQKGLTLYFDGRVSASPVLYNATFLQSVMGNLLRNAAHYTDSGYIRLSLEANGFSVEDSGVGIPEEQREAMFKPFVRGDERRGEGLGLGLSLVQRICDDQGWRVTLTSTLPHGCRFQVDLSNTAAKGDLDGMAE; encoded by the coding sequence ATGGAGTTTAAGCAAAGCCTTGCCCAGCGCATCATCATCGCCTTTGCCTTGATGAGCGCGCTGGTGGCCGGGGCGTTCGCCTTCGGCATCGTTGCCACTGTGCACCTGGTCGAAGAGCGGTTGATTTCCTCGGTATTGGGCGGTGACCTGCAGCGCCTGCTGCGCATGGACAGCGTCAGCGACTGGAGCCACCGGCCACGCCCCGATCAGCTGTTCTACTTCAGCGGCGGGCGTGACGACTTCGAGCTGCCCAAGGACCTGCGCCACCTCGACCGGGGTTTCCACGAGGTGTTTCGCGACCAGCTGTCGTACCACGCCATGGTCGAGATCGTCGATGGCCGCCGGTATGTACTGCTGCAGGACCAGAGCGACTTCGAAGAACGCGAGCGCGTGCTGTTCGCGGTGGTGGTGGTGGGCTTCGTGCTCAGCCTGGTGCTGGCCGTCATCCTCGGCTGGCTGGTGGCGCGCCGGGTGATGGCGCCGGTGATCCGCCTGGCCCGCCAGGTGCGTCACCGCGACCAGCTGCTGGGCCTGGCCCCGCCGCTGGCACCGGACTACGCCGCAGACGAAGTCGGCCAGCTGGCAGTGGCCTTCGACGATACCCTGGGCCGCCTGCGCGATGCGCTGACCCGCGAACGGCTGTTCACCAGTGATGTCAGCCATGAGCTGCGCACGCCGTTGATGGTGCTGGCAACCTCCTGCGAACTGCTGATGGAAAACCCCAATCTCGACACCCGCGCGCGCAGCCAGGTGGAGCGCGTGGCGCGGGCCACGGAAGAGATGCGCGAGCTGGTCAAGACCTTCCTGATGCTGGCGCGTGCGCAGCGTGACGAGGGCGCGGTGGCCTCGCAGGCGACCCTTCGCGAAGTGGCTGATGAGCTGATCGGCGTGTGGCGCGACACCATCGAGCAAAAGGGCCTGACCCTGTACTTCGATGGCCGCGTCAGCGCGAGCCCGGTGCTGTACAACGCCACGTTCCTGCAGTCGGTGATGGGCAACCTGCTGCGCAATGCTGCGCACTACACCGATAGCGGCTATATCCGCCTGAGCCTGGAAGCCAACGGCTTCAGTGTGGAGGACAGCGGTGTGGGTATCCCTGAAGAGCAGCGCGAGGCCATGTTCAAGCCATTTGTACGCGGCGACGAGCGGCGCGGCGAGGGCCTGGGGCTGGGGCTTTCGCTGGTGCAGCGGATCTGTGATGACCAGGGCTGGCGCGTTACCCTCACGTCTACCTTGCCGCATGGTTGCCGCTTCCAGGTCGACCTGAGCAATACCGCGGCCAAAGGCGACCTGGACGGCATGGCCGAGTAA
- a CDS encoding class I SAM-dependent methyltransferase translates to MRSPIKLEFSEKYDKDHAREYFLKHQDGLARRLSHKRDEQLARRALALAGEPGLVLDLPCGAGRFWPLLAEKPNRVIIGADNSEAMIETACAAQPPEVVARVRPLQTSAFAIDLPDNSVDSIFCMRLFHHIGESAHRKTILSEFQRVSRDSVILSLWVDGNFKAWRRKKLEERRSAKADQDNYQNRFVLPAETVEEEFRAAGFRIQERLDFLPFYAMWRVYVLRKG, encoded by the coding sequence ATGCGTAGCCCCATCAAGCTTGAATTTTCCGAGAAGTACGACAAAGACCATGCGCGTGAGTACTTTCTCAAGCACCAGGACGGCCTGGCGCGACGCCTTTCCCACAAGCGAGATGAGCAACTGGCGCGTCGCGCCCTGGCATTGGCTGGCGAGCCTGGCCTGGTACTGGACCTGCCGTGCGGTGCTGGCCGTTTCTGGCCGCTGCTGGCAGAAAAACCCAATCGGGTAATCATCGGTGCCGACAACTCCGAAGCCATGATCGAGACAGCGTGCGCCGCGCAACCGCCAGAAGTGGTGGCACGGGTACGCCCTTTGCAGACTTCTGCGTTTGCCATTGACCTGCCGGACAACTCGGTGGACAGCATTTTCTGTATGCGACTGTTCCACCACATTGGCGAATCCGCCCACAGAAAGACCATTCTTTCGGAATTTCAGCGGGTTAGCCGTGATAGTGTGATTCTGTCCCTGTGGGTGGATGGCAACTTCAAGGCCTGGCGCCGAAAAAAACTCGAAGAGCGTCGCAGTGCCAAGGCTGACCAGGACAATTACCAGAACCGTTTTGTGTTACCGGCCGAAACGGTCGAAGAAGAATTCAGGGCCGCAGGCTTCAGAATCCAGGAACGCCTCGACTTCCTGCCGTTCTATGCCATGTGGCGGGTTTACGTATTGCGTAAGGGGTAG